One window from the genome of Bdellovibrio sp. NC01 encodes:
- a CDS encoding ABC transporter ATP-binding protein, which yields MKFGDFYAVKDISFSVEQGEIFGFLGANGAGKTTTIRVLCGLLIPSEGEAFVCGTRVADDPLKVKQSVGYMSQKFTLYDDMTVDENLSFAASLRKLDEQKFKENKERLLKFIRFQQSGSSMVRDLPGGVKQQMSLVAALLHDPEVVFLDEPTAGVSPAYRQRFWQLIREVAGNGKTVFVTTHYMDEAEQCGRIALMKEGQLIALDTPENLKKKNFPEKQPGEVHLEEVFIAEVEGKEQAVPS from the coding sequence GTGAAGTTTGGTGACTTTTACGCCGTGAAGGACATTTCTTTTTCGGTCGAACAAGGAGAGATCTTTGGCTTTCTTGGGGCGAACGGCGCAGGGAAAACCACAACCATCCGCGTACTTTGTGGTTTATTAATTCCCAGCGAAGGCGAGGCCTTTGTTTGCGGTACGCGAGTCGCTGATGACCCGTTAAAGGTGAAGCAGTCGGTCGGCTATATGTCACAGAAGTTCACTTTGTATGACGATATGACGGTTGATGAAAACTTATCTTTCGCAGCGTCCTTACGAAAATTAGACGAGCAGAAATTTAAAGAAAACAAAGAGCGATTATTAAAGTTCATTCGTTTTCAACAGTCGGGCAGCAGTATGGTTCGCGATCTGCCGGGCGGGGTGAAGCAACAGATGAGTCTTGTGGCAGCTTTGCTTCACGATCCTGAAGTTGTTTTTTTAGATGAACCCACAGCCGGTGTAAGTCCCGCGTATCGCCAACGTTTTTGGCAGCTCATTCGCGAAGTGGCTGGTAACGGTAAGACCGTGTTCGTGACGACTCACTATATGGATGAAGCCGAACAGTGCGGGCGCATCGCTCTTATGAAGGAAGGGCAATTAATCGCCTTAGACACGCCTGAGAACTTAAAGAAAAAGAATTTCCCTGAAAAACAACCCGGCGAAGTTCATCTTGAGGAAGTGTTTATTGCTGAAGTCGAGGGGAAAGAACAGGCAGTCCCTTCATGA
- a CDS encoding ABC transporter substrate-binding protein, which translates to MRLSVVLSFLLAVSLIGCTKKSEDTIKVGVFGPFTGGSAPMGVSMRNGVQIAIDEINASGGVLGKKIQMVDRDDEAKNERGGQIMQEFLDKENVVAVLGPINTGVADASTQYPNQKKVPMIINVSAGAKVNELFKTNPENYVFRIAANDDIQSKVIVGEAMKRGYKKPALLCDDTNYGQNGREKMEGVLKSLNVKPVYIGKFKLKDTDMSAQLQEAKAAGADVLLVYGIGPELAAISNSMSRIGWNPEMIGSWTLAMSNYITNAGKNGNGTKMPQTFIEQAASTPKQKKFVEDYKAKFKESPIASAVSAAQGYDSMYLLKNAIQQANSTEGKKIKEALENFNAPYEGVTGTYAKPFSTTDHEAVKETNVMLGEVKDGIVIQATTPTKK; encoded by the coding sequence ATGAGATTAAGCGTCGTTCTTTCCTTTCTATTAGCTGTTTCTCTAATTGGTTGTACAAAAAAATCTGAAGACACAATTAAGGTTGGCGTATTCGGTCCATTCACTGGTGGCTCGGCCCCAATGGGTGTTTCAATGCGTAACGGTGTGCAAATTGCGATTGATGAAATCAATGCATCTGGCGGTGTATTGGGTAAGAAAATCCAAATGGTAGACCGTGATGATGAAGCAAAAAATGAACGTGGTGGCCAGATCATGCAAGAGTTCTTGGATAAAGAGAACGTTGTTGCAGTTCTAGGTCCAATCAACACGGGTGTTGCGGATGCTTCAACTCAGTATCCAAATCAAAAGAAAGTTCCAATGATCATTAACGTGAGCGCGGGGGCGAAAGTTAATGAGTTGTTCAAAACAAATCCTGAAAACTACGTATTCCGTATTGCTGCGAATGATGACATTCAATCTAAGGTTATCGTAGGTGAAGCAATGAAACGTGGTTACAAAAAGCCAGCTCTTCTTTGCGATGACACGAACTACGGTCAAAACGGTCGCGAAAAAATGGAAGGCGTTTTGAAATCATTGAACGTGAAGCCTGTTTACATTGGTAAATTCAAATTGAAAGACACAGACATGAGCGCGCAATTGCAAGAAGCAAAAGCAGCTGGTGCTGACGTTCTTTTGGTTTACGGTATCGGTCCTGAGTTGGCAGCGATCTCTAACTCAATGTCACGTATTGGTTGGAATCCAGAGATGATCGGTTCATGGACTTTGGCGATGTCTAACTACATCACAAACGCTGGTAAAAATGGTAACGGCACAAAAATGCCTCAAACATTCATTGAACAAGCGGCTTCAACTCCGAAACAAAAGAAGTTCGTAGAAGACTACAAAGCTAAATTCAAAGAGTCGCCAATCGCTTCTGCAGTTTCTGCAGCTCAAGGTTACGATTCAATGTACTTGTTGAAAAACGCGATCCAACAAGCGAATTCAACTGAAGGTAAAAAAATTAAAGAAGCTTTGGAAAACTTCAATGCTCCTTACGAAGGTGTGACTGGCACTTACGCGAAACCTTTCTCTACAACAGATCACGAAGCGGTTAAAGAAACGAACGTGATGTTGGGTGAAGTGAAAGACGGTATCGTGATCCAAGCAACAACTCCGACTAAGAAGTAA
- a CDS encoding ABC transporter permease, with protein sequence MKTLLGFIKKELLQTLRDPRMRMLLFLAPCVQLTVFGLALSTEARNIKLSVVGSPSDSSLQTIYRECIASGWFVPAKVSSNDPFEQVKSNDADAVMVAPPGGLDKAIERGRGQLQLLVNAVNVTRGQSIERYFQAVTASLHPFQPPINFDVRVLYNPALKSAYFLIPGVMSMLVCLITILLTSMSITKEKEAGTFETLISAPVLPEEVLLGKTVPFVLLGISNIPLIIAVAIFFFDLPMRGSFLWLIFSSTVFVCCTVGIGLLISTIAKNQQQSMMGGFCFLFPAMLLSGLVFPVENMPWAVRIFSYINPLTYFIEILRNISLKGGDTHLLIYDTLILAAMAVLAAFVSWRRFKTTL encoded by the coding sequence ATGAAGACTCTTTTAGGTTTTATCAAAAAAGAGCTTCTGCAAACTTTGCGTGATCCGCGTATGCGCATGTTATTGTTTTTAGCTCCGTGTGTGCAGCTGACTGTGTTTGGCTTAGCGCTTTCAACTGAAGCGCGTAACATAAAACTAAGTGTCGTGGGTTCACCCTCGGATTCAAGTCTGCAAACTATTTATCGTGAATGCATTGCCTCGGGGTGGTTTGTGCCAGCGAAGGTTTCATCCAATGATCCATTTGAACAAGTGAAGAGCAATGATGCAGATGCCGTCATGGTGGCGCCGCCCGGTGGTCTTGATAAGGCGATCGAGCGAGGTAGGGGACAACTTCAATTATTGGTCAACGCGGTTAACGTCACACGCGGGCAAAGTATTGAGCGTTATTTTCAAGCAGTCACAGCCTCGCTCCATCCATTTCAGCCGCCCATCAATTTTGATGTGCGGGTCTTGTACAATCCCGCGCTGAAGTCAGCATACTTTCTGATCCCTGGGGTGATGAGCATGCTGGTGTGTTTGATCACAATTCTTTTAACCAGCATGTCGATCACAAAAGAAAAAGAAGCGGGGACGTTTGAAACTTTGATCTCTGCTCCGGTCTTGCCAGAAGAAGTTTTGTTGGGAAAGACAGTTCCCTTTGTGCTTTTGGGGATCAGTAATATTCCATTAATTATCGCGGTGGCGATTTTCTTTTTTGACCTTCCTATGCGCGGAAGTTTTTTGTGGCTGATCTTTTCTTCGACCGTATTTGTGTGTTGCACGGTGGGTATTGGTTTGTTGATTTCAACGATCGCAAAAAATCAGCAGCAGTCGATGATGGGCGGATTTTGTTTTCTTTTTCCAGCCATGCTGTTGTCAGGTTTAGTCTTCCCGGTGGAAAACATGCCTTGGGCGGTACGCATTTTTTCTTATATCAACCCGCTGACTTATTTTATTGAGATTTTAAGGAATATCAGCTTGAAGGGCGGCGATACTCATTTGTTGATTTACGACACTTTGATTTTGGCCGCGATGGCGGTGCTCGCGGCTTTTGTAAGCTGGCGCCGTTTTAAAACGACGCTATAA
- a CDS encoding putative quinol monooxygenase, with amino-acid sequence MVRCALMVKLYAKPGKENEVESFLKSALDLVEEEPATSVWFALKTGPAEFAIFDAFPDESGRKAHLAGKVAAKLMAQASDLFTAAPQIQEAEVLADKLPFEGRKSNELPPEAFAP; translated from the coding sequence ATGGTCCGCTGTGCACTGATGGTGAAGCTATACGCGAAACCAGGAAAAGAAAATGAAGTCGAAAGTTTTTTAAAGAGTGCCTTGGATTTAGTAGAAGAGGAGCCAGCAACGTCAGTATGGTTCGCATTAAAAACCGGTCCCGCCGAGTTTGCCATCTTCGATGCCTTTCCTGATGAAAGCGGTCGCAAAGCGCATCTGGCTGGAAAGGTTGCAGCGAAACTGATGGCTCAAGCATCCGATCTATTCACAGCTGCACCTCAAATCCAAGAAGCGGAGGTACTTGCCGACAAGTTGCCCTTCGAAGGCAGAAAATCAAACGAACTACCTCCCGAAGCTTTTGCACCATAA
- a CDS encoding branched-chain amino acid ABC transporter permease produces the protein MTEILQILVSGCVQGVIYALIAFGYNLTFSTSKTINFSLGNVLMLGGVVGFSLYVDRATGQLLGYPYLVPIIGVLVAGVIAGWVVHKFAVEPSLKLKSEYTWVLATLAMGIIIKNAVEQIWSTGDYRFPSPLGDDPIRIFGAGIYPQEILAVVVATAMVFGIEAFKRYTIYGKAIQAVSEDKETASLMGIPQQQVVKVSFMLSATIATVGGLLVAPWTFVSATMGTSLGTKAYVVAIIGGLESGFGLVVGGLILGISEFVTARYISSGYKELPGFIILILVILIKPSGLFGKKTIKKV, from the coding sequence ATGACTGAGATTTTACAGATACTTGTTTCTGGATGCGTTCAGGGTGTGATCTACGCCCTGATCGCTTTTGGCTACAACCTGACCTTTTCCACTTCAAAGACCATCAACTTCTCTTTAGGGAACGTGTTGATGTTGGGTGGGGTTGTTGGTTTTTCTTTGTACGTAGATCGCGCAACAGGACAGTTACTAGGTTATCCATACCTGGTTCCCATTATCGGTGTCCTTGTGGCAGGTGTGATTGCCGGTTGGGTAGTTCACAAGTTTGCCGTCGAACCTTCTTTAAAACTAAAATCAGAATACACATGGGTTCTAGCGACATTGGCGATGGGTATCATCATCAAAAATGCGGTGGAGCAAATCTGGTCAACAGGCGATTATCGTTTCCCATCACCATTAGGTGACGATCCAATTCGCATTTTCGGTGCTGGTATTTATCCGCAAGAAATTCTTGCCGTGGTCGTTGCAACAGCGATGGTTTTCGGTATCGAAGCATTCAAGCGCTACACAATCTACGGTAAAGCGATTCAAGCGGTCAGTGAAGACAAAGAAACAGCAAGTTTGATGGGGATTCCTCAGCAACAAGTTGTTAAAGTGTCGTTCATGTTAAGTGCAACAATTGCAACGGTGGGTGGTCTTTTGGTGGCTCCATGGACATTCGTATCGGCAACGATGGGAACATCATTGGGCACGAAAGCTTACGTTGTGGCGATCATCGGCGGTCTTGAATCAGGCTTTGGCTTGGTGGTCGGTGGTTTGATTTTAGGTATTTCAGAGTTTGTAACCGCTCGTTATATTTCCTCTGGTTACAAAGAGCTTCCTGGCTTCATTATCTTGATCCTTGTGATCTTGATTAAGCCGAGTGGACTTTTTGGTAAGAAGACAATTAAGAAAGTTTAA
- a CDS encoding ABC transporter permease encodes MNSSIFAIAQKEVFHIVRDPFTLAMALGMPVVMVLFFGLAIEFNLDKIPIAVFDANKSVQSRELIRTFSSSNYFLPRYVLGPGPALQMVDEGVARAAIIIPPTYAKDLRVFSGSDVQILVDGTDSSSAGSVLGYLGNIQLRANQKEFGVAGTSSAAIASVLPTASAIDVKTRFLFNPELNSRWFVVPGLTAVVIALLSILLTALTVAREWENGSMELLLGTPVRPIEIILGKLMPYGVLGIASVFFVFILSQLVFAVPFRGSFIAYIMACVIFICTYLAQGLLISVVTRKQQLSMQIAMLTGLLPTILLSGFIFPNEHMPDFFYYLTMILPARWFIALSRRVFLQGSGFFDVLPLLGVMCLLLTVMILLATKKFKKDVEP; translated from the coding sequence ATGAACTCATCTATCTTTGCAATCGCCCAAAAAGAAGTCTTTCATATTGTGCGTGATCCTTTCACACTGGCGATGGCTTTGGGCATGCCTGTTGTGATGGTTCTGTTTTTTGGCTTAGCGATTGAATTCAATCTGGATAAGATACCTATTGCGGTCTTTGATGCAAATAAATCAGTTCAGTCGCGCGAGTTGATTCGGACTTTTTCAAGCTCCAATTATTTTTTGCCAAGATATGTTTTAGGACCAGGGCCCGCGTTGCAAATGGTCGATGAAGGTGTCGCGCGAGCAGCCATAATTATTCCTCCGACTTACGCCAAAGATCTGCGCGTCTTTAGTGGTAGCGATGTGCAGATTCTGGTTGATGGCACAGATAGCAGCTCAGCGGGTTCCGTTCTGGGATATCTTGGTAATATTCAGCTGCGTGCTAATCAAAAAGAATTCGGTGTTGCTGGGACTTCATCGGCCGCGATTGCTTCTGTTCTGCCGACAGCCTCTGCCATTGATGTAAAAACGCGTTTTCTTTTTAATCCGGAATTGAACAGTCGCTGGTTTGTTGTTCCGGGGTTAACGGCCGTGGTGATTGCTTTGTTATCAATTCTGCTGACGGCATTAACGGTCGCGCGAGAGTGGGAAAATGGATCGATGGAGCTCTTGTTGGGCACACCGGTCCGACCTATTGAAATTATCTTAGGAAAACTTATGCCTTATGGGGTGTTAGGTATTGCTTCGGTATTTTTTGTTTTCATATTATCGCAGTTGGTCTTTGCCGTTCCATTTCGTGGAAGTTTTATTGCCTATATTATGGCTTGCGTGATTTTTATTTGTACTTATCTAGCGCAGGGCTTGTTGATTTCCGTCGTCACAAGAAAGCAACAACTCAGTATGCAGATAGCGATGTTGACGGGATTGTTGCCAACAATTTTGTTATCGGGATTTATTTTTCCCAACGAACATATGCCGGATTTTTTTTATTACTTAACGATGATTTTACCAGCGCGCTGGTTCATCGCTTTAAGCCGCAGGGTCTTTTTGCAAGGCTCAGGATTTTTCGATGTCTTACCACTTCTAGGAGTCATGTGTTTATTGTTAACAGTTATGATCCTGCTTGCGACAAAGAAATTTAAAAAGGATGTTGAGCCATGA
- a CDS encoding ABC transporter ATP-binding protein — MLEVKNLTVNYGGIEALKGISINVQPGELVAMIGANGAGKTSLLRAISGQVQPRTGEVFIHGKAVNNIPAHKRVGLGLAHCPEARRVFAQQSVHDNLLLGAYLRTKKEKKAAIEATIEEVFAIFPRLKERRDQLAGTLSGGEQQMLAIGRALMLKPEILMLDEPSMGLAPVIIDEMFSVIEKLKAARKTSILLVEQLAFRALQVADRAYVLEQGKVRLEGSAKELLTSPEVKAAYLGVTTKEE, encoded by the coding sequence ATGCTTGAGGTAAAAAACTTAACCGTTAATTACGGCGGCATCGAAGCGCTTAAAGGCATCAGCATCAACGTGCAACCGGGTGAGCTGGTTGCGATGATCGGTGCGAATGGTGCCGGCAAGACATCTTTACTGCGCGCTATTTCAGGGCAAGTTCAACCACGTACCGGCGAAGTTTTTATTCACGGTAAAGCTGTGAACAATATTCCAGCGCACAAACGTGTGGGCTTGGGGTTGGCACATTGTCCAGAAGCGCGTCGTGTGTTCGCACAACAGAGCGTGCATGACAATTTGCTTTTAGGCGCGTACTTGCGCACGAAAAAAGAAAAGAAAGCTGCAATTGAAGCGACGATTGAAGAAGTATTTGCGATCTTCCCTCGTCTGAAAGAGCGCCGTGATCAATTAGCCGGAACTCTTTCCGGTGGTGAACAGCAGATGTTAGCGATCGGCCGTGCTTTGATGTTGAAGCCCGAGATTTTGATGTTGGATGAGCCGTCAATGGGTTTAGCGCCTGTTATCATTGACGAGATGTTTTCAGTTATTGAAAAACTTAAAGCGGCTCGTAAAACAAGTATCTTGTTGGTTGAACAGTTGGCGTTTCGTGCTTTACAAGTTGCGGATCGCGCCTACGTTTTAGAGCAAGGTAAAGTCAGACTTGAAGGTTCCGCGAAGGAATTGTTAACAAGTCCGGAAGTAAAAGCCGCATACCTTGGTGTTACGACGAAAGAAGAATAG
- a CDS encoding ATP-binding cassette domain-containing protein: MKKNSWKYLVYLLYLLPLLLPFFVQNEYYVHGILGRIIIYTILVASLDLVTGYIGDISIGHAGLFAVGAYTMAILNSTAEANHGSTIQVFYEWPFLASLVVSVIVTAFFGFLLGFPSLKASGPYLAVTTIAYGSIIHTIINEQEALTNGTKGIQMSSLKLGGFSFDGNNFIWLVYPCLLLVMYFKKNLSKSFWGRAFEAIKYSSIAAESCGISRVRFKISAFVLSAAIAGLAGALFVHLDNYVAPNTFTLDFSILALMALIFGGVRSILGNIIGMALVVILPDLFTWFKDWRLMVFGILLLLALFYLPYGIAGLFKNLFEKWFPALKEDYDVEKLKAEAKAVQLKFNTSETAADIPLKLDGLEMRFGGLIAVNKLEMSLKPGSIHGLMGPNGSGKSTTVNLITGLYQPTQGQVFIFGKASNKVKPFQRAYMGVARTFQNLQLFSDLTVLDNVMVGLHKHYRSSLASILLGLPQVRKEEERHLAEAYKWLEFVGLDHLALEKAKNLAYGQARRLEIARALALQPKILLLDEPAAGLTSKEIQEFNSIIRKVKEAGIAVLLIEHHMEMMMQISDEITVLDFGKKIASGSPSEIQKNPQVIQAYLGTEGASHA; this comes from the coding sequence ATGAAGAAAAATTCCTGGAAGTATTTAGTATATCTTCTGTACCTTCTTCCCTTACTTTTGCCGTTCTTCGTGCAAAATGAATATTACGTTCACGGGATCTTAGGTCGTATTATCATCTATACAATTCTTGTTGCCTCGTTGGATCTAGTGACTGGATACATCGGCGATATTTCAATTGGTCATGCGGGTTTGTTTGCCGTTGGTGCCTATACGATGGCAATTTTGAACTCGACGGCCGAAGCGAATCACGGCAGTACCATTCAAGTGTTTTATGAGTGGCCGTTCTTAGCGTCTTTGGTCGTGTCTGTGATTGTAACGGCTTTCTTTGGTTTCTTGTTGGGCTTCCCATCTTTGAAAGCCTCAGGCCCTTATCTGGCGGTAACAACGATCGCTTACGGAAGCATCATTCACACAATCATCAATGAACAAGAAGCGCTGACAAACGGAACGAAGGGCATTCAGATGTCATCGTTAAAGCTGGGTGGCTTTTCGTTTGATGGAAACAACTTTATTTGGTTGGTGTATCCTTGTTTGCTTCTGGTGATGTACTTTAAAAAGAATCTTTCAAAAAGCTTCTGGGGTCGTGCGTTTGAGGCGATCAAGTATTCAAGTATTGCGGCAGAAAGCTGCGGTATCTCGCGTGTCAGATTTAAAATTTCGGCATTCGTGTTGTCTGCGGCTATTGCGGGACTTGCTGGGGCGTTGTTCGTGCATTTGGATAACTACGTAGCACCGAATACATTTACTTTGGATTTTTCAATCCTTGCATTGATGGCGCTGATCTTTGGTGGCGTGCGCTCGATCTTGGGTAATATCATCGGTATGGCTTTGGTTGTGATTCTGCCGGATCTGTTTACATGGTTTAAAGACTGGCGTTTGATGGTCTTTGGTATCTTGTTGCTATTGGCATTGTTCTATTTGCCTTACGGTATTGCTGGTCTATTTAAAAATCTTTTTGAAAAATGGTTCCCAGCTCTTAAAGAAGACTATGATGTTGAAAAGTTGAAAGCGGAAGCTAAGGCCGTCCAGCTAAAATTCAACACTTCTGAAACAGCCGCAGATATTCCGTTGAAACTTGACGGATTAGAAATGCGTTTCGGTGGCCTGATCGCTGTGAATAAACTTGAGATGTCATTGAAGCCTGGAAGTATCCACGGTCTGATGGGACCGAATGGTTCCGGTAAATCGACGACTGTGAACTTGATCACGGGTCTGTATCAACCGACTCAAGGCCAAGTGTTCATCTTTGGTAAAGCGTCTAATAAAGTGAAGCCATTCCAGCGTGCCTATATGGGTGTGGCGCGTACTTTCCAAAATTTGCAGCTCTTCAGTGATCTGACAGTTTTGGATAACGTGATGGTAGGTCTTCATAAACATTATCGTTCGTCATTGGCGTCGATTTTGTTGGGCTTACCGCAAGTTCGCAAAGAAGAAGAACGACACTTGGCTGAAGCTTATAAATGGCTAGAGTTCGTAGGTCTTGATCACTTAGCACTCGAAAAAGCGAAAAACTTGGCTTACGGTCAAGCTCGCCGTTTAGAGATTGCTCGTGCTTTGGCGTTGCAACCTAAGATCTTGTTGTTGGATGAACCTGCCGCAGGTTTAACTTCAAAAGAAATTCAGGAATTTAATTCGATCATTCGTAAAGTGAAAGAAGCGGGCATCGCAGTCTTGTTGATTGAACATCACATGGAAATGATGATGCAAATTTCTGATGAAATCACAGTTTTGGATTTCGGTAAGAAGATTGCTTCCGGTTCGCCTTCAGAAATTCAAAAGAATCCACAAGTGATTCAAGCTTACCTTGGTACGGAAGGAGCTTCCCATGCTTGA
- a CDS encoding ABC transporter ATP-binding protein, producing the protein MEHISISVQGLKKKMKTTEALKGLDMKFAAEKLHGIIGPEGAGKTTLLRHLMGLLSPDSGNVKYAASGKPIEFSEVRPFLAYMPQTQSLYGELSIHEHLEFFKTLYKLSEEEYKQRRERLLQMTRLAEFTDRLASQLSGGMYKKLGLICALLSAPKVLFLDEPTNGVDPLSRRDFWELLKDLEKEKITIIVTTSYMDEALKCEEVHLLFGGTTLMEGPPRKILEARQAKNFDEVFLQYDSTLENKDNEVMTDEEVL; encoded by the coding sequence ATGGAGCACATTTCAATCAGCGTTCAAGGCTTGAAAAAGAAAATGAAAACGACCGAAGCCTTGAAAGGTCTGGATATGAAATTTGCCGCAGAAAAACTTCACGGTATTATCGGACCAGAAGGTGCGGGGAAGACGACCTTGCTGCGTCACTTGATGGGTTTATTATCGCCAGATTCAGGAAACGTAAAATACGCTGCGAGTGGCAAGCCGATTGAGTTCTCAGAAGTTCGCCCCTTTTTGGCTTACATGCCGCAAACACAAAGTCTTTATGGTGAATTGAGCATTCATGAGCATCTGGAGTTTTTTAAAACTCTCTATAAGCTTTCAGAAGAAGAATACAAACAACGTCGCGAACGTTTATTGCAAATGACTCGGTTAGCGGAATTTACCGATCGTTTAGCTTCGCAGCTGTCCGGTGGGATGTACAAAAAATTAGGTCTGATCTGCGCCTTGCTATCGGCGCCGAAAGTTTTATTTCTAGATGAACCCACTAACGGTGTTGACCCTTTAAGTCGCAGAGATTTCTGGGAACTGCTTAAAGATTTAGAAAAAGAAAAAATCACCATTATTGTAACCACGTCCTATATGGATGAAGCCTTGAAGTGTGAAGAAGTGCATTTGTTATTCGGGGGTACAACACTGATGGAAGGCCCTCCACGAAAAATCCTTGAAGCACGTCAGGCGAAAAATTTTGATGAAGTGTTTTTGCAATACGATTCGACGCTGGAAAATAAAGATAACGAAGTGATGACTGACGAGGAAGTCTTATGA